The genomic stretch taataatgatggcatttgttaagcttttactatgtgccgagcactgttgtaagcgctggggtagatacaaggtaatcaggttgtcccacttggggctcagtcttcatccccattttagagatgaggtaactacggctcagagaagttaagtgtcttgcccaaggccatacagtagacaaggattagaacccacgtcctctgactcctaagcccctgctcttgcccactaagccacaccgcttatcCGATAAGAGACTAGATCCCGACCCCTTGCTCTCCGGTGGGTGGACCCTCTGGAGGATGGGGGATATTGGGGGTTTAAAAAGACAACTTGGGGGTAATCACTGGGCTGAGTGGTTTTAGTTGGAGTCAAAATTGTGACTAAATcaccaagaatttttttttttttcgatttgccaggcactgtattaagcactgaggtagatataaggttggataaagtccctgtccctcacggggctcatccCCCCAGCCAGCCTGCCACCCCAGGACTCATTCAGTCTCCAGGGTGACCACAGCTTGGTGGGCACCACTGGATTTAGGGTATAAACCCCTCCCCTGgccagatgaggaaatgtggggttCCTGAAAGCAggtttcccctttttctcctcctccccttggtCCCTATTctcttttttcccatttccctctgctcctccccctctcccttcccatcccctcagcactgtactcgtctgctcaactgtatatattttcattaccttatttattttgttttcattaccctatttattttgttaatgaaatgtacatcgcctcgattctatttatttgctattgttttaaggagatgttcatcccctagattctatttattgctattgttcttgtctgtccgtctcccccgattagactgtgcgcccgtcaaagggcagggactgtatcggttaccgatttgtacattctaagcgcttactacagtgctctgcacatagtaagcgctcaataaatactagtgaatgaacgaacgaggaaCCAACAATGTCTGTCACTCACGTCTTTTTCAGCCTCCTTCAGCTCAGCCTCTTTCTCCTTCACCCTCATGACGAACATCTGCCTCATCTCCTCCTCGGTCTTCTGGAGCTCGCCCAGGAATTCGTTCCTCTTGGCTTCATACGTCTCCTGCAGGCTGGGTGGGCAGAGACAGGGGTGGCCCCGTTAGCCCTCGGCCTCACGGCTTGGGCTGACCCCTCTTTCTGTGACAGGGCCACGGGGGATGAACCAGGGTTCAGGACTTGGAGGGAATCGGGGTAGACAGAGCCAGGCCCAGgtctgattctctttatttgctattgttttaatgagatgctcttcccctcgattctatttactgccattgttcttgtctgtctcccccgattagaccgtaagcccgtcaaagggcagggaccgtctctctctgttaccgatttgtacattccaagcgcttagtacagtgctctgcacatagtaagcgctcaataaatattatcgaatgaatgactggaggccCTGTGGGTGACTGCAGAGGGCCAgccctgcctcttctcttcctcctacggTAGGAGGAGCTCAGGAGTTTACACGGAGGAACCGTGGCTCCCACCGAGCCGTCGCTGCCGGGAAATTCCAACGGCCGGCTCCTGTCTCCTTCCCAACTGGCCTCAGATTTATGGAGCGCAATGTGCAATGGACCGGAAGTGAAAACACAAGTTGGAAAGCAGGATGATTTGTGGAGTGGGTGTCAGGAAATTGATGTGTGTGCGCacgcacccacacccacacaatctagcttcctcctccacctccaggaaTTCAGGAAATTCTGCTCCTGACACTGattataatgataacggtggtatttattaagtgcttactatgcgccgagcactagTCTAATAGCATGACCTTTGTATATTATATATTCAAAGCCAAGGTGGTCTCCTTCTTGGTCCCTGCCAAGCACTCTGATTGGCTCAGAGATAGCCTCCAGGTAGGGACTGGCTGAGAGGGCTGGGAAGACTTGGTCATGGGAAGGCTGGAGCAGGAGCTAGAGCAGGAGCAGAGAGCAAGagcagagagcaggagggggagcagggaggagcagggaggagcaggaaggagcagggaggagcagggaggaggagatggtggtggtgttacaGTGGTAAGGGGGTAAGGAAGGGttggagagttggaggagggggaggagggctgggattaTCCGCTGCCAGGACagcttggggagggaagagaggtacAGGAGGtccctgggaagggagaggcagggatacCTGGGAATGGTTTAAGTAGAGGGGAGGACTTGCTTTTAACAGAGCTCAaaatcctccctcctgtcccagaGAACAGTCCAAAGTCTACTCCTCCCATCACCTCTGGGAATGGCGAAGATGCCAATGTCATTTTGCAATGACAAAATGAGCCCGGCCTCGCCTGTTCCCAGCCATGCCCGTTCCCAGCCACGTCCATAGCTTGGGACCAGCCGTGGGATCGTCCCTGGATCAGTCCAGCctcattctaaactctgggggtttTGGGTCCTCTCCAgcagcctcagtccccatcccatccctgctACTCTTCTGGGCCCATGCCGGGGGGTGGGTGTACGTGTGGGGGGTGCGCATGTGTGCGCGTACACGCACACAGGTGTACGTACAAGACTCAGGCCTGCCCAGAAGCACCATTCTGCAAGCCCAgcctgaggaggagggtggagcctCAGAAATcaaggagagaggagcaggaagaaagagagggacagataGGCCCCAGCCACGGGGAGCACAGGATGCTGCCGTTCCTACCCGATGCCTTCTCAGGGACCAAATCACAATTCTCCCACCGAGCCGTCGCTGCCGGGAAATTCCAACGGCCGGCTCCTGTCTCCTTCCTAACTGGACTCAGATTTATGGAGCACAAAGTGCAATGGACCGGAAGGGAAAACACAAGTGGGAAACCAAGACGATTTGCAGAACGGGCGTCAGGAAATCGGTGTGTGCATTTGCGTGCACACACACGATCTAGCTTCCTCCTCCTCGAGGAATTCGGGAAATTCTGCTCCTGACACTGACGGATACCGCAGCCTTTGTAATGGGacattgaggatggggagagggtatGGGAGGGGCTGAGTCTGCGGTGGGGAATGTTAGAAAGAAATCAAACCACCCCCCCCCGACCTCAGACTATCCTctatgccactctgcttcatgcaaatcgggttggacccagtccctgtcccaaatgggacaggagcatggcatagtagaaagggcacaggcttgggagtcagaggacttggattctcatcccagctctgccacttgtctgctgtgtggccttgaggaagccacttaactcctctgtacctcagtcacctcatctgtaaaatgggaattaagactgtgagccccatgtgggacaacctgagtactctgtatccaccccagcgcttagaacagttcttggcatagtaagcacttaaccaataccattagtattattattattattcaatccccattttacagacgagactcagagaataataataataatgttggtatttgttaagtgcttactatgtgcagagcactgttctaagcgctggggtagatacagagtaatcaggttgtcccatgtgaggctcacagttaatccccattttacagatgaggtaagtgaggcacagagaagtgaagcgacttgcccacaatcacacagctgaccagtggcagagccgggagtcgaacccaggacctctgactccgaagcccaggctctttccactgagccacgctgcttctgtaagtgaagtgacttacccaaagtcacgcagaagagaggtggtggatccgggatttgaactcatgactcccaggcccgggctctactctCTGGGGTGACCAGAGATCAGCATCTCCCTGATACAGCAGACCGCCTACACAACCACCGCCCCCATAACTCAACAGTCACCGCTGACCCACCCAATCCCGAAGCCAACGAAGACTACAGCTCCCGAATCTCGGCCCTGGCCGTtcctcccgtcctccccccgCATCCCGCAGCgtcccctccgccgccgccggtcCCCGCCGGCCGGTACCTGAAGGGCTCGCTGTCTGGGTCGGTGTCCTTGAAGCCCATCTCGTCGAGCTTGCAGCGTCGGTAGAGTTCGTAGTGCTGGGTGTGCGTCTGCTCACGCAGGTCCTCCATGTTCACCCGGATCAGCATCTCCCGCAGCTTCACGAAGTCACAGTGGTTCTCGTTTTCCACTGCAAGACAGCGTGAGGTTGCTGGTGTGTCTGTGGCTCTCTCTCTCAGAGCCGTGGACCCTCCCGTGCCCAGAGGTTAGAATGAGGCTGGACTGGGGCCAGGGTAGGGAAGATCAGCAGGCAGAtccagtcctcctccctcctagtgCCTCAATCACTCCTAACTGGACTGTAAATCCCAGAGCGGTCCCTTGCCCCCTGGGAGAGAGGTACAGGGCTcgggaagtcagagaggaggcaaaaCGCGCCGCCCCCATCACTTCCTGCCAGCTGGCTGCCCTGCCCTCCCAGCGTGGAGAACACCGGCCTCCTCAGGCTTCacgtccctcctccttcctcccctctcaatcACCGTCCCCTCCCCTGACCCAATTTCCTCCCTTTCAGAGGTTGGTCGGCGAGGCCCCCAGACCAGGCCGCTGCCACCCAGGGAGCAGGGATGGGCAGTGTGTTTTCTTGACCCTCCCAGCCTCAGGGCCAGGCCACCATTTCTGCCAAGACCACCCCATCTGCCCCGGCACGCACCCTGTACCACGCCCCACGGGTATTGCCTGGCCTTGGCCATCTTGTTGCCGATCTTCACCTCCTCGGTGCTGCCAACCACGGCGAACGGAAGGTGGACCTGTTGGAGAGAAGGACCACTTctgggttttgcttttttttttttttttgagacccCCCCAATCTCCAGCTCCGGCCCTGTCCCCTCAATACCTGGATCTGTCCCTcgattccaataataataataataattataataataattatgctatttaagttcttcctgtgtgccaggaaccatactaagcgctggggtggatacaagctaatcagattggacgcagtccctgtcccacgtggacctttGGTGCCAgagagagggactgaggaggTGAGGAAGACAAGAGGCATAGGAGGGACAGGGCGACAGACTGACCAAAAGATGGGTGATGACACCCGTGCCCTCTGCCCAGTGGCAGGGGTTAAGCCCTGGGGGACAGGACCGTCTTCCGGGCGTCTGCCCCACGGGGACTTACACTCATGGTGGCGTTGATCTCGGCCACGGTCTCCTCGTCCGTGGGGAACTGGTAGATCTGCACGCCGTTGCTCACGAGCTCGCTCATGATCTTGCTCTTAAACCTGTGCAGCTCGTTCTTGGCGATGGTGTCCGCCTTGGCGATGATGGGGATGATGTTCACCTGCAAATCCGACCAGCCTGGCTCAACCCGGGACTCCCGCACCGTGCTTCTCCTCCCACCATCAGAGCCTACCTCACCATGCGCTCCTCCTCACACTGTGCCCTGCTCCAAATGCCCTCCTCCCACAAGCATGGCCTGCCCCACTGTGCCCTCTCTCTCCAAGCGCCCCTCCCCAAACCAAGCCTTGCCTTACCGTGCCCTCCTCCACCCACTGTGATCTGCCTCTCCATGCCCTTCTCCCCACACCGGGCCCTGCTCCACGTGCTCACCCCTCCCGCAATCGTGGCCTGCCCCAAtatgcccccttcctcccaccgtGCCCTGCCCTTTTATGCCCTCCTCCCCACAATGTGCCCTGCCTTacaatgccctcctcctcacaccATGCCCCCCTCCACAACTGTGACCTACCTCTTctgaccctcctcccccaaccaaaCAATGCCCTCCCCAAACTGTGCCtcagagggcagggcagaggggaagatccAGGGCAAGGAGAGGGTAAACCGTTTATCTGGGAACAAGTTATCCTACATTTCCAAGGGGAACTGGGACTAGACCAGACAGGTGTGACCCTCCCAGCCAATCAGAAAGCACACAAAAGAACATATCACCTGGTCAGAAGTCCACATCCGCCTAGGGCAAACCCAATCACTTGGTTTGACTTCACGCCGACACCCAAGTGTAACAAGAGGTAAGCTCCTTCTAAACTaatcttgttttgggcagggaatgtgtttaccaactcgttatattttattctcccaaacacttcattcactgctcttcacacagtaagagttcaataaattcaaCCGATTAAGATATGCCTCTGCACACTCAggacagtttggagaggaaatggcagcatACGCTAGAGGCTCTGAACGACAGCCTggacagaagagctgggttctaaaactgTGTCTCagtgctcagtttcttcatctgtaaaatgagtaaaaGAGACCTATTCATCCTACTTCTTAAGATTGtgtgccctttgtgggacagtgactgtgtctgaactgctcATATCTACACCACCCaaaaagtgcttaattaatgccatcACTAATTTCAAATGCAGCAGGATATGGGACATTGAGACCCCATCAGGTTCTGGCTTCTTTGCCCAGTGCAAGCCCAGTTGTGAGGTGGGCTGAGAGGATTttctggttttttgggttttttttaaatggcacaagttaaggtcttattatgtgcctggcgctgtagtaagcactggggtaggtacaagcttatcaggttggacacagcccctgccccacatggggttcacacttttaatccccattttgaagatgaggtaattgaggcagagaataatagtaataataacaacaatggtggtacttgttaagtgcttactatgtgcaaagcattgttctaagcgctggggaggatacaaggtgatcaggttgtcccatgtggggctcacagttttaatccccattttccagatgaggtaaatgaggcacagagaagtgaagtgacttgcccttggtcacacagctggcaagcggcggaaccggtattagaacccatgacctctgactcccagcccgagctctttccactgagccacgctgatgtggcggagccaggtccaggtcctctgagtcccaggcccgtgctgtgaagcagcgtggctcagtggaaagagcccgggcttgggagtcagaggtcatgggttcaaatctcagctctgccacttgtcagctggggtgactgtgggcaagtcacttcacttctctgtgcctcagtgacctcatctgtaaaatggggatgaagaccgtgagcctcacgtgggacaacctgataaccctgtatctcccccagcgcttggagcagtgctctgcacataggaagcgcttaacagataccaacattattcttcttcttcagtaagccatGCTGAAGCCGAGTCTATTTGGAGGGCGGGGATTTGGGCGGGGGTTCGGTCTGAGCTGGGGGTGGTGGTCATGGggatgagggaaagagaaagagagagggaataacCCGGGTGACCTGGAATTCTGGGGCAGACGAGAGGTTtcttagagcactgtattaactccTTTACACCACTGGAGGACACCACAGTCCATCACTAGTGTCTTAGGTTCCAGGGAGACATTAACCTCCGGCCAAAGAAGTGACCACGTCGGCTGTCCAAGGATCAGGATCTGGGGGGAGCGACTCTGTccgggccccttccccacccgcccTTTGACCTCCGAGAAATTTTCCCGGCGAAAAACACGGTTCGCGAGCAGGGCGTGAAGCCTGGTGCTTGTGTTGTCGACAGGACCGCGGGAATAACCCGGGGGGAGAAAGGTTCTGGaacagctcagtttgggacaaaGGGAATCGCTTCCGGACAGAACACCACAGGATCCGATCTCAGGGGCCAGGCTAGAGCctgctgaatcaatcagtcgtatttattgagcgcttactgtttgcaaagcgctgtactaggcgcttgggagagtatggcaacGCAGAGTtactagatatgttccctgcccaccccgagctcacactgaataataatgttgggatttgttaagcacttactatgtgcagagcactgttctaagcgctggggtagatttacagggtaatcaggttgtcccacgtgaggctcacagtcttaatccccattttacaaaggaggtaactgaggcccagagaagtgaagtgacttgcccacagtcacacagctgacaagtggcagagccgggattagaacccatgacctctgactcccaagccccgggctctttccactaagccgcgctgctcctccctGAACCACCCCGAGTCCTGCTTTGATCCTCTGACTGGAACGGTGACTCAGGAGACCAAGAAAAGTGCCAGGCAACAGCTCGGACCTGGATGGAGACCAGCCAACCCGTTGCCCTCATCAGACTCCTTGAAAGCGGAAATCTTGAAATTTCACCCTCCTGCACTGCACCTTCTCacatcccctccccgcagccacgGCAGAGACACAGAGTCAAGGCGGGTGCCTGCTGCAGAAACACCACCGGTAGCAGAAGACCGGTCTGGATTATTGCAGAAAGACTGACGCCGCCTTACTTAACCCCCTCTGTGGACCTAGTCTGGGCCGGAGCGTTCAGTACCTTGCTGTCGAGCTTCTTCATGGTGACCAGGTCCAGGGACTTGAGCGAGTGGCCCGTGGGCGCGATGAAGTAGAGGCAGGCGTGGACCCTGGTGTCGTGGTAATTGAACAGGGAACGCTTGATCTTCAGCTCCTCCTGCAGGAAGGCTTCGAACTGGGTGTCGATGTATTCCACTATGGGTTTGTagctggggcgggcggggcgagagggcagggaaggagacgCTTCAGCTGGGTTTCGGGCCGGCCCCCACGTCGGGCAGCCAGGATCCATCGAAATCAAGGCCTCCCCATTCCCCGGGGGCTCCCTCAGGCTCACGGGCCCAGCCACTAATGTAGACAGGCAAATCTGCATAAAactgtccctctccatcccttagaACTTCTTTTGCCCAGAGTCTACCTAAACTGtggcccctatgtgggacaggaactatgaataataataataataataattataaccatcatcattgtggtattcgttaagcgtttactatgtgccaagtactgtactaagtgttcgggtggatgcaaacaaattgtgttggacacagtctctgtcccaagtggggttcacagtttcaatccccattttaataataatgataataatggtattttttaagtgcttactatgtaccaagcactgttctgagcgctggagcactgttttaCCGATgcgatacctgaggcacagagaagtgaagtgatttgctcaaggccatacaTCAGACAATTGGTgggggcaggatttgaacccatgtcctcattTCCAGAccggggctgtttccactaggccatgctgcttccacatcatctatgcacttgggtctgtattccttaagcacttcgaGATGTGAGAAagtacttatgtagatatccttaTCCTCGatagcttcccctacctgtaatttatttgattgtctttctcccccagtagactaaaagctctttgtaggcaggaatcatccctaccaactctattgtactgtcctcttccacctgctttttatttttcataatggcatttgttaagcacttactactactactactactaataataatgttggtatttgttaagcgcttactatgtgcagagcactgctctaagcactggggtagatacagggtaatcaagttgtccctcatgaggctcacagtcttggctcagtggaaagagcatgggcttggcagtcagaggtcatgggttccgataccggctccgctgcttgtcagctgtgtgactgtgggcaagtcacctaacttctctgggcctcagttacctcatctgtaaaatggggactaagactgtgagcctcacgtgggacacactgattaccctgtatctatcccagcgcttagaacagtgctctgcacatagtaagcgcttaacaaatactaacattattattaatccccattttacagatgaggtaactgaggcacaaagttaagtgacttgcccacagtcacacagctgacaagtggcagagccgggattcgaacccatgacctccgactcccaagcccatgctctttccactgagccacactgcttctctatgatccaGGCGCcgcacagatacaagctaatcgggttggacacagtccatgtcccacatgaggctcccggctttagtccccgttttacagatgagatgaccgaggcagagagcagtccacagacaagtcacacaacagacaggtggtggagccaggattagaacccagttcctctgactcccaggctcgagctctttccactaggccgtgctgcttggcacacaagaacaaagcccccttttccttcagctccccatcacccctactcgctccctttgctctatccccgctccccacaacacttgtgtatatataataacatatctgaattctatttatttatattgatgcctctttacttgttttgacgtctgtctctccccttctagactgtaagcccagcgtGGGCCAGAATGTCTCTAtcgctgaatagtactttccaagtgcttagcagagtgctctgcacacagtaagcattcaataaatatgactgaatgaatgaagcacccaataaattctattgattgatgcccatccccttccagtcctccccaccccctcaattcctgctcctcttccgcctccctctcccaaatggaaaAGTTTGCACCCCTCAGCCCCCAAATCAGCTATGCCTCAGGACCGGAAGGGAAAAGTCCCTTTTCAACCAATCACATCTCAACCTATGATACAGCCTCCGTCCCCTGCCGAATTTTAGAAGCCGATCTATGGATTATTATTTCAGATTCTGCCTCAAGGGCTCTGTCACTTGAGCCATAAGATGCAGGGGAGGAAGTTAAGCAACGGCTGTCAAGAGATGTaagagtaaaaataaataaaccgaAGAGAAACATTTGGTCTCTAGGCTAGCATCACGCTCTCCGCCTGCGTCTCCTTGGAAACCTTACATGATGTGACCCAAATGAGTCAGAGGTTTTCTGAAGAGGCTTCAAGCTGGAGTCCTGGGGAGTGGTCCTGCTGGGTGGGGTAGtcccgaggtaataataataataacgatggcatttgttaaacgcttactatgtgccaagcactgttttaagctttgggatagatacaaagtaatcaggttgtcccacgtggggctcacagtcaatccccattttacagatgaagtgactgaggcacagagaagttaagtgacttgcccaaggtcacacagcagataagtggcagagccgggattagaacccacatcctctgactgccaagcccttgctctttccattaagcccacCGATCCTCGTCAGGCCAAAGGCCCAGTCCAGAGCACTACTCTGAAGTGGGTGCTGGGcgcggtgggcagggagaggtgctgaaggagaagaataataataataatattggtatttgttaagcgcttactatgtgcagagcactgttctaagcgctggggtagacacaggggaatcaggttgtcccgcgtggggctcacagtcttaatcctcattttacagatgaggtaactgaggcccagagaagtgaagtgacttgcccacagtcacacagctgacaagtggcagagcggggattcaaactcatgacctctgactccaaagcccaggctctttccactgagccacgctgcttctcaagtggcaagagcacagaactgggaattgggaaacctgggttctaaccaggGCTCAgtcacttgcccgccgtgtgctcttaaccaaatcacttaacttttctgtgcctcagttctctcagctgtaaaatggggattaaaaacctgttctccctccctttagactgtgagccctatatgggatggggactgtgtctgatctgactgtgttgGAGCtaccacagttcttggcacatagtagatgcttgatAAACACCATAGTTACTAGCACCATCattaatggcacttattgagtgcatactgtgtgcagagcaccttattaaaaaaaaaaaatgtgagccccacgagggacaatctgattaccctgtatctcccccagcacttagaacagtgctctgcacatagtaagcgcttaataaataccataattattattaagagagcagaatacacagagttggtagacacaattccctgcccacaacaagtttacagcctaaagggagagacgggcattaatataagtaaataacaaTAATCCTTAACA from Ornithorhynchus anatinus isolate Pmale09 chromosome 10, mOrnAna1.pri.v4, whole genome shotgun sequence encodes the following:
- the SEPTIN11 gene encoding septin-11 isoform X2, with translation MAVAVGRPANEDLRNLSLSGHVGFDSLPDQLVNKSTSQGFCFNILCVGETGIGKSTLMDTLFNTKFESEPATHNEPGVRLKARSYELQESNVRLKLTIVDTVGFGDQINKDDSYKPIVEYIDTQFEAFLQEELKIKRSLFNYHDTRVHACLYFIAPTGHSLKSLDLVTMKKLDSKVNIIPIIAKADTIAKNELHRFKSKIMSELVSNGVQIYQFPTDEETVAEINATMSVHLPFAVVGSTEEVKIGNKMAKARQYPWGVVQVENENHCDFVKLREMLIRVNMEDLREQTHTQHYELYRRCKLDEMGFKDTDPDSEPFSLQETYEAKRNEFLGELQKTEEEMRQMFVMRVKEKEAELKEAEKDLHEKFDLLKRTHQEEKRKVEDKKKELEDEVNNFQKKKAAAQLLQSQGQQAGAQPTKKDKEKKNPWLCTE
- the SEPTIN11 gene encoding septin-11 isoform X4, which codes for MAVAVGRPANEDLRNLSLSGHVGFDSLPDQLVNKSTSQGFCFNILCVGETGIGKSTLMDTLFNTKFESEPATHNEPGVRLKARSYELQESNVRLKLTIVDTVGFGDQINKDDSYKPIVEYIDTQFEAFLQEELKIKRSLFNYHDTRVHACLYFIAPTGHSLKSLDLVTMKKLDSKVNIIPIIAKADTIAKNELHRFKSKIMSELVSNGVQIYQFPTDEETVAEINATMSVHLPFAVVGSTEEVKIGNKMAKARQYPWGVVQVENENHCDFVKLREMLIRVNMEDLREQTHTQHYELYRRCKLDEMGFKDTDPDSEPFSLQETYEAKRNEFLGELQKTEEEMRQMFVMRVKEKEAELKEAEKDLHEKFDLLKRTHQEEKRKVEDKKKELEDEVNNFQKKKAAAQLLQSQGQQAGAQPTKKDKEKKNFFFP
- the SEPTIN11 gene encoding septin-11 isoform X3 encodes the protein MAVAVGRPANEDLRNLSLSGHVGFDSLPDQLVNKSTSQGFCFNILCVGETGIGKSTLMDTLFNTKFESEPATHNEPGVRLKARSYELQESNVRLKLTIVDTVGFGDQINKDDSYKPIVEYIDTQFEAFLQEELKIKRSLFNYHDTRVHACLYFIAPTGHSLKSLDLVTMKKLDSKVNIIPIIAKADTIAKNELHRFKSKIMSELVSNGVQIYQFPTDEETVAEINATMSVHLPFAVVGSTEEVKIGNKMAKARQYPWGVVQVENENHCDFVKLREMLIRVNMEDLREQTHTQHYELYRRCKLDEMGFKDTDPDSEPFSLQETYEAKRNEFLGELQKTEEEMRQMFVMRVKEKEAELKEAEKDLHEKFDLLKRTHQEEKRKVEDKKKELEDEVNNFQKKKAAAQLLQSQGQQAGAQPTKKDKEKKNASFT
- the SEPTIN11 gene encoding septin-11 isoform X1, producing MAVAVGRPANEDLRNLSLSGHVGFDSLPDQLVNKSTSQGFCFNILCVGETGIGKSTLMDTLFNTKFESEPATHNEPGVRLKARSYELQESNVRLKLTIVDTVGFGDQINKDDSYKPIVEYIDTQFEAFLQEELKIKRSLFNYHDTRVHACLYFIAPTGHSLKSLDLVTMKKLDSKVNIIPIIAKADTIAKNELHRFKSKIMSELVSNGVQIYQFPTDEETVAEINATMSVHLPFAVVGSTEEVKIGNKMAKARQYPWGVVQVENENHCDFVKLREMLIRVNMEDLREQTHTQHYELYRRCKLDEMGFKDTDPDSEPFSLQETYEAKRNEFLGELQKTEEEMRQMFVMRVKEKEAELKEAEKDLHEKFDLLKRTHQEEKRKVEDKKKELEDEVNNFQKKKAAAQLLQSQGQQAGAQPTKKDKEKKNSPWLCTE